A stretch of DNA from Candidatus Aminicenantes bacterium:
GTAGTATCTTTGAGCGCTACCTCACATTGTGGGTGGGGTTGTGCATCCTTGGGGGAATCCTGCTGGGCCGTCTGGCCCCGGGCCTGGCCCAAAGCCTGGACGGGATGTCCGTGATGATCAAAGGCGCGCCCGTGGTTTCCATTCCCATTGCCGTGTGCCTGTTTTTCATGATGTATCCCATCATGGTCAAGATCGACTTCGCCGCCGTGATCAAGGCAGGCAAAAGCGGCAAGCCCGTATTCCTCACTTTGTTTATCAACTGGTGCATCAAGCCCTTCACCATGTACGCCATCTCCATGCTTTTCCTGGGTATATTGTTTAAAGGATTGATCGGCCCCGAAGCGGTGGACCTGGTAAAAATGCCCTTCGGCCTGGACCTGCCCCTGGGCGCAGAGCACGGCGCCGGCACGGTGGTACTGCACGACGGCATCAAGATGCTTGAAATTCCCCTGTGGCGCAGCTACTTCGCCGGAACCATCCTGCTGGGTATCGCCCCCTGCACGGCCATGGTGCTGGTTTGGGGCTACCTGGCCCGCGGCAATGATGGTTTGACCCTGGTGATGGTTGCCATAAACTCCCTGATCATGCTTGTTCTTTACGGCGTCCTGGGCGGGTTTTTACTGGGTGTGGGCCGCCTTCCCGTTCCCTGGCAGGCATTGCTCCTATCGGTCGGCGTATACGTGGCATTGCCCCTGGTGGCTGGATTTTTCTCGCGCCGCTGGATCATTCGCTCCAGGGGAGAAGAATGGTTCCGTGAAAAGTTTCTGCCCCTGCTCACGCCCGTCACCATCACGGCGCTGCTGATCACCCTGGTTCTCTTGTTCAGCTTCAAGGGCGATGTGATCTCGTCCAATCCCCTGACCATCCTGTGGATCGCCGTGCCCCTGTTCATCCAGACCATGCTGATTTTCGCCCTGGGGTACGGGGCGGCCAAACTGTTAAAACTGCCATACCGGGACGCCGCGCCTGCCGCCATGATCGGGGCCTCCAACCATTTCGAGGTGGCTATCGCCACGGCGGTCATGCTGTTCGGCCTCTCGTCCGGTGCCGCCCTGGCAACGGTGGTCGGGGTGCTGATCGAGGTGCCGGTGATGCTCATGCTGGTGGGAATCTGCCGCCGCACCGCGGGTTGGTTTAAAAATTAAAGTTGAAAAGTTGGGTTCTCTTCCATTTTGTGTGGGTTTGGGGGTTATACTTATTTGAAAAAATGATAAGGCTTCAGGAGAGTACCCTTTCGGGCATAAATCACCGCTCACCACTTCGGTTCAGACCCATTGCGGTCTTCGACGGCTTAAGATGGCCATGGTGGATGTTCGGGATGTTTCCGAGGCCATCTTTCGTCTTCGGTGAGTACCCCTCAGCCGACCATTCTGTCTCAGACCATGGGTCCCCGGAACCTACGTTTGCGTTCGCTTATGCTTTATGCCCTGCGGGTACTCTTCCTCACAACTGCTTACTGATTCCCAATATATATTTACCCACACAGAACGTAAGAGAACCAAAAGTTGAAAAGTTGAAGGATTGAAGAGGAAAGACGCCAAACAGGTTTTCAAAGCTTTTCAACTTTGCATCCTCCATTGACAAACAGCCGTTACCCCCTCATACTGGGGCCGGCCGTGCGCGTGCAGATACCGGAAGCCGGCCAAGGTGGTTAAATGGGACACGCCAATGTTTCCCGGGCATATCGCAACCTGCAGAAACGCCTGGACCGCTCGCCCCAGGGGGCGCCGGAATCGGAAGCCCTTTTCCGCATCCTCAAGGAACTCTTCTCCGAACAGGAAGCCCGCCTGGTGTCCCGCCTGCCCTTCCGCTACTTTACCGTGGAAACCGCGGCGGAAACCTGGAAAAAGCCGCATTCCGAGGCCGAGGCCATACTGGACACTCTGGCGGACAAGGGCTTGATGCTGGACTTCAAGGCCGGAGAAGAACGCAAGTTTATCCTCGCACCCACCATGGCCGGCTTTTTCGAGTTCTCACTGATGCGCACGGACGGGCGCTTCGACGCCCGCCTGCTGTCTGAACTGTATCACCAGTACATCAACGTGGAACCCGATTTCGTCCACATCCTGCACATCAACCCGCCCATCGACCGGGCATTTGTCCACGAAGACCAGATCCCTGAAGAGTCCTTTTCAGAGGTCCTGGATTATGAACGCGTATCCCATGTTATCGACTCATCTTCCTGCATTTCGGTCGGGCGCTGTTATTGCCGCCACAAAATGGAGCATCTGGGCAAAGCCTGCGATAATCCCCAGGATGTCTGCCTCACCTTCAACGGCACGGCCCGCAGCCTGATCGATCACGATATCGCGCGCGAAATCTCTAAAGAGGAAGCCCACGAAATTATCAGGCGGGTGGAAGAACTGGGACTGGTACATATCGGCGACAATGTGCGCAACGAAGTGGCCTGGATCTGCAATTGCTGCAGTTGCTGCTGCGAAGCATTGCTGGCCTACAAGCGCCTGGGCTATGTGAGAAACATCCACACCAACTTCGAGGCCGCAATCAATCCTTCCTTGTGCATCAACTGCGGCAAATGCGCTCAGAAATGTCCTGTCGACGCCATCCATGAAGGAAAAGACGATGCCGGGGAAAGAGCCTTCCTGGTAAACCTGGACCGTTGCATCGGCTGCGGCGTATGCAGCTGCTTCTGCCCCACCGGGGCCATCCGCATGGAGCGGCGCGCTGAATTGAACGATACACCCAAAGACGGCTTCGAGCGCATGATCCGGTCAGCCATCGATACCGGCAAGTTGGGCAACCTGATCTTTGATAACTACCACCTCTGGACCCATCGCATTCTGTCGCGCTTTATCAATGTTCTGCTGGGACTGGGCCCCATCCACAAACAGATGATGCAAAAGCAGGTGCAGTCCCGCTTCCTGCGCTTCGCGGAAAAGAAGGCGGCAAAAACAGAGTAGAAGGTAGACAAAACCATCAAAATCGAAGCACGAAATGCGAAACAAATTCAAAATCAAAATGATCAAAACAAAAGCGTAAGTGTCATTCAGATAAACTTGTCATTGAGGAAGCAGTAAAACTTGACATCAGCTTGCTGTGCAAGCGTCATTGGGGACTGAAATCCAAAATCCCAAATTCTAAATCCCAGACAATTTCCAATTTCCCAAATCCAAATGATCCAAATAAAACAACAAGTTGAGGGAGTTGAAGGCGGAAAAAACAGTACGGGCGGTTCGCGAACTTCCCGTGTCACTGTCTCCTGCCTCCTGTCTCCTCTTCTTTACTTTCGACTTTCAACTTTCGACTCAGTTTCCACTTGCCGATCGCCTCCGGCCACTTGCCAAATTTTATTGTGCAAGAATTCAGGCGGCAAGGCAAGCCCAGCCACCGATCCGATTTTTTGACAATTCAATTGCGGAAACATAAAATTTTTTCATGCGGGGAAAAGAAAACAAAGTAAAAATTCTGTTGGCGCTCCTGTTCCTTGGCCTGATCGGTTTTTCAAACGCCGATGTTCCTGAACCCAAAGCCCGGCGCCTGGACATGGTGCGCACCCAGATCGCCGCGCGG
This window harbors:
- the arsB gene encoding ACR3 family arsenite efflux transporter, producing the protein MNQPDVLESNRRMSSIFERYLTLWVGLCILGGILLGRLAPGLAQSLDGMSVMIKGAPVVSIPIAVCLFFMMYPIMVKIDFAAVIKAGKSGKPVFLTLFINWCIKPFTMYAISMLFLGILFKGLIGPEAVDLVKMPFGLDLPLGAEHGAGTVVLHDGIKMLEIPLWRSYFAGTILLGIAPCTAMVLVWGYLARGNDGLTLVMVAINSLIMLVLYGVLGGFLLGVGRLPVPWQALLLSVGVYVALPLVAGFFSRRWIIRSRGEEWFREKFLPLLTPVTITALLITLVLLFSFKGDVISSNPLTILWIAVPLFIQTMLIFALGYGAAKLLKLPYRDAAPAAMIGASNHFEVAIATAVMLFGLSSGAALATVVGVLIEVPVMLMLVGICRRTAGWFKN
- a CDS encoding (Fe-S)-binding protein, whose protein sequence is MGHANVSRAYRNLQKRLDRSPQGAPESEALFRILKELFSEQEARLVSRLPFRYFTVETAAETWKKPHSEAEAILDTLADKGLMLDFKAGEERKFILAPTMAGFFEFSLMRTDGRFDARLLSELYHQYINVEPDFVHILHINPPIDRAFVHEDQIPEESFSEVLDYERVSHVIDSSSCISVGRCYCRHKMEHLGKACDNPQDVCLTFNGTARSLIDHDIAREISKEEAHEIIRRVEELGLVHIGDNVRNEVAWICNCCSCCCEALLAYKRLGYVRNIHTNFEAAINPSLCINCGKCAQKCPVDAIHEGKDDAGERAFLVNLDRCIGCGVCSCFCPTGAIRMERRAELNDTPKDGFERMIRSAIDTGKLGNLIFDNYHLWTHRILSRFINVLLGLGPIHKQMMQKQVQSRFLRFAEKKAAKTE